Genomic window (Chondrocystis sp. NIES-4102):
CAGCCCAAGCACAATACTACAGTCGAGAAAGACGCTTAATCTTAACAGGGAATGTATATGTGATCCAAGAAGGGAACAGTATGCGAGCAGAAACCTTAACCTATTTAGTTGATGAAGGGCGGTTTATTGCCACTCCTCAAAGCGATCGCCAGGTAGAATCGACTTATATTATTATTGATAATTAATCGTTTCCTAAGCAAGAAAAACTATTTAAGCTGTGGCTTTAGTATTAGAAAATATTCATAAATCCTATGGTAAAAGAAATATAGTTAATCGCGTTAATCTGCGAGTTATGCCAGGGGAAATAGTAGGATTATTAGGGCCCAATGGCGCAGGCAAAACTACCACTTTTTACATAGCCACAGGTTTAATTAAGCCCAATGAGGGAGTTGTTAAGCTTAATGAGCGCAATATCACTACTCTAGCCCTCCATCAACGAGCGCGTTTAGGCATGGGTTATCTTACCCAACAAGTTAGTATTTTTCGTCACCTAAGTGTCCAGGATAATATACTACTAGTTTTAGAACAAACAGGTGTTCCCAGATCAGCAAGACCAATTCGTTTACAACAATTACTCAGAGAATTTCGTTTAGAAAAAGTAGCCAATACTTTAGGATCTTTAATTTCAGGTGGTGAAAGAAGACGTACCGAACTTGCTAGATCCTTAGCTGCAGGTTTAGATGGGCCGAAATATCTCCTATTAGATGAACCCTTTGCAGGAGTAGATCCCATTGCTGTTGCCGAAATGCAAGAAATCATTGCCCAATTACGCGATCGCGCTATAGGTATTTTAATCACTGATCATAATTTCCGTGAAACTCTAGCCATTACAGATCGCGCCTATGTGATGCGTGATGGTCAAATTCTCGCCTCTGGTACAGCAGAAGAACTATATACCAACCCTTTAGTCAAACAATACTATCTAGGAGACAACTTTCAATTATAGATATGAACGCAGAAATACCAAGTTCTGGTCAAAAACTTCTAGTCTGTTTAGGACGTACTTGTCGTCGATATAATTCCCAACAAGTATTTAATAATTTTCAACAAAATTTACCCCCAGACACCGAATTAGTTCCTGTAGGTTGTTTAGGTCAATGTGGTAATGGGCCGATGGTATTAGTAGAATCAGACATGACCGCGGAATGCGGTTACGCGCAAGCCCTGGAATTTAAATCCAGGGAACGTCTAACTTGGTATTGGCAAGTACATCCCCAAGAAGTCGAGATAATTATTAAGCAACATCTCATTGACAAATGCCCTGTTAAAGCTATGCTTTATCCCAAATTTCATCATTAAATATCAAATCAATAGTTGTTAAAATTAGCAAATCATTTCTTACAATTAAAACTACTAATATTTATTGATTCTATCTATTTGATTTGTTAAACGTCTTTTTAGTGAAATGACAACTTTATGGCTAATAAACCCCCTTCTGGTAATCGAAATTCTGCCTCTGGCGTTACTAAAGCCGTCACCCAAGCAGTACAAAGATTTCAGGCAAAAGTAAACTTTAATCCTGCCAATTTCCAATCAGGTAGAGCGACTCCCGAATTAAGAATTAAACAAGCCAATGGACAAGAACAAACTTATCCCTTAGTTGGCGATCGCTATACCTTGGGGCGTAGTTCTCGTTGTGACATTAGTATTCGCAATCCAGTTGTTAGCCAAACTCATTTAACTATTAAACGTAATCGTAAACAACCGCGTTCATTTATCGTAGAAGATGAAAACTCTACCAACGGTATCTATCGGGGGAAACGTCGTTTTAAATCCTTTTCCCTCTTTCATGGCGAAAGTTTTACCTTGGGGCCGCCAGAATTAGCAGCAGGGATTACTATTCAATACTATAATCCTCCCCCACTATGGTTATATCTTAGTCGTTATTCCCTTTACGGTTTAGGAGGCGTATTAGGACTACTATTAATAATATTAACTGTAGAATGGCTCAAAGTACCTGTATATCCAATACCTAAAGAATCAACCCTGCCCGTAATAGTATACGCGGGTGACGGCGAAACCCCAATCAATCCCACTGCTCAAAATAGTACCCATCGAGAATTAAAAAATCTTAGAGATTTCTCCCCCTATTTACCCCAGGCGTTAATAGCCTCAGAAGACAGTCGCTTTTACTGGCATTTTGGGGTAGATCCCATTGGTATTACTAGAGCAGTGGTAATTAATCTTACCTCATCCGAATTACGCCAAGGAGCAAGCACTCTAACTCAACAATTAGCCCGTAGTCTGTTTCCCGAAGTAGGCAGACAAAATACCGCAGGGCGCAAAATTAGAGAGATGATTGTCGCCTTAAAGTTAGAGACTTTTTATAGCAAAGATTTTATTTTAAAAACTTATCTCAATCGTGTTTATCTAGGAATTGGTAGTTATGGATTTGAAGATGCTGCTCAATTCTACTTTGAAAAGTCGGCAGCAGATTTAGATCTTTCAGAAGCTGCTACCTTGGTGGCAATATTACCAGCCCCCAACCTATACAATCCTGTTAAAGATTACGAGACAGCAGTAGGACTACGCAATCGTATTATCGATCGCATGGTTAAAATGGGTATGGTAGACGAAACAGAAGCAGAAAGAGCTAGGCGATCGCGCATTGAAGTTAGCCCCGAAGCCCGTAATACTTTTTCTAATACCGTTGCTCCCTATTTCTACAGTTATGTATTAGATGAACTACAAGCACTTTTAGGTTCGGAAGTCGCCCAGGAAGGCAATTTTATCGTCGAAACCGCTTTAAATCCCCAACTACAGCAACAAGCAGAAAACGCCTTAAAATATTCAATTAATAACGATGGACAACGCTATGGATACAGTCAAGGAGCGATCGTTACTTTAGATAGTCGTAATGGTAATATCCTTTCTCTAGTTGGGGGAGTAAACTACGATCAAAGTCAATTCAATCGTGTAATTCAGGCAAAAAGACAACCAGGATCAACATTTAAAATCTTTACCTATGCTGCTGCTCTCGAACAAGGTATTAACCCCAATACTAAGTACTCCTGCGCCCCTGTACTTTGGAAAGGGCAACAATACCGTGGATGTGAAAGGAGTGTGGGAGATATTGATATGTATCGCGGACTAGCTCAGTCTGAAAATGTTACCGTCTTAAGAATTGCTCAAGATGTAGGATTAGATCAAGTTATTGAAACCGCTAAACGTTTAGGAGTAACATCTCCCCTAGCAGCAACCCCAGGGTTAGTAATTGGACAAAGCGAAACCAACGTTTTAGAAATGACTGGAGCTTATGCAACCATTGCTAATGATGGTATTTGGAATAAACCCCACGCTATTAATAGAATTCTAGATGGGAGTGATTGCCAAAATCCTAGCCAGCGCGATACCTGTCGGGAAATCTATGTGTTTGAAGATGATCAGCAAACCTATCGAGATGTCATTGATCAAGATGTTACCGAGCAACTTACAGATATGTTGCGAGCCGCAGTTGAGGAGGGTACAGGTAAAGCTGCTTATTTAAACGGCGATGAAGCAGGTAAAACTGGCACAACTGATAATAATGTAGATCTGTGGTTTATTGGGTATCTGCCTAAAAAAGACTTGGTAACAGGGGTTTGGTTGGGCAACGATGATAATTCTCCCACAACGGGTAGTAGTTATCAAGCAGCTAGTCTTTGGGGTAGATATATGAAATCTGTTAGTAATTAAATAAACTTTTGTTTTAGCCAGTGAAATTATAATTACTATTGATTCCCCAGCTAAACTAAGAGTGTATTTAAATTGCATATTATTCTTTTATAAAATCAGGTTGAAACCCTTATCCCCCCTCCCCTCTGCTGATACTAAATCCTGTTTAGATACGCTATTTAAAAATTGATGTACGCCGAAGGTAGTAGGCAGGTTTACACTACGCACGCTTGGTTTTAGACTAATTAAAATTACAGATCGATCTTATGTTTTGGTAATCGGATTCCTCCTTTCTCCTTTCTCCTTTCTCCTGACTCCTGACTCCTCCTCCTTTCTCCTGACTCCTTTCTCCTTTCTCCTGACTCCTTTCTCCTTTCTCCTTTCTCATTAAATGCCTAACAGCTTATTATTTTTAGGTAAATTCAAGTATTTGGTCAACAGATGCACCTCTATTAACTAAACCTGGTATTGATTCGGCTACTTGGGTTGAAACTCCTGCCAATAGCCCTTTTAGAATTGCTAATTCTGCTGCTAGCCAAGAAAGACAAAGCTGGTTAGAAGCTTTACCGATAAAAGAGCGATTACTCGAAGGGTACGCTTTGCGATCGCAAACTATCACGACGGATAATAATCGCACTTATCAGCTTTCGGTAGTAGATCTTGCCCCTACTGTACAGGAATTTTGTACCGCCACACCAGGAGGCAAAGAAACCTGTTTAGTTACACCCTATCTGGGAAAATTGTTATGGTTTCCCACTCTAGTAGTAATTATCTTATTAGGAATGGGGGGTTTATGGACAAAGTATTTAATAACTCTTAATAAAAAGTGGAAACTTAAAGTTATTTTTGAAGCAGACGAGGATAAGGAGGAACAAATATGCTATCTAAAAAACAAGCAAAAGATTGCCATTGGCGATGATAATTTAAACTCAATTTATTGCCCTGGAAATGAAACAAGAGGATATTTACAAAGAAAAGGTAATAACCTTTATATAATTCCTTTAAAAATCCAACCTATTTTTTATCGCCAACAACAAGTTACCAATAATTTAGCTATTAAACGTAATAGTTTCCAGATAAATTATCCTTTAGGAACTGAAAACTATCCTCTCACGATTAAAATAACTAAATAAGCAGATGAATATTAAGCAAGACTTTCAAGCTCGTAAAATAAGACGCACTATATGTATTGGTCTAGGTGGTACAGGCAAAGATGTTTTAATGCGAATTCGTCGTTTAATTGTCGATAAATATGGTAGTTTAAAAGCATTACCTACAGTTAGTTTTGTTCATATAGATACAGACAAAGCTAGTAGTAATGTAACAGGATTAAGAACAGGAAATTTTTATCACGGGGTCGATTTACGTTTCAGTGATGCCGAAAAAGTTGCAGCAACCATGAGTCGAGTGGAAGTTAATAACTTTGTGCAAGAAATGAGTCGTAAATCAAGTAACTACGAAGGAAGTCCAGGGGTTTATAAAAATATTGAATGCTGGTTTCCACCACAATTATTAAAAGATTTAAAAGCAATTGAAGAAGGCGCACAAGGAATTAGACCAGTTGGGAGATTAGCCTTTTTTCATAATTACCGTTCTATTAAAACAGCAATAGAAAAAGCAGAGGAAAGAACTAGGGGACATTAAAGCAAATTAATTCAACAAGGGTTAATTGTAGAAAATAAACTGAGCATTTTTGTAGTTGGATCATTATGTGGTGGTACGGGTAGTGGCATCGTTTTAGATACTGCCTATTGTTTAAGAGCAATGTATGGTGATGATGACGCACAAATTAGCGGTTATTTAGTAATTAGTCCAGAACTTTATGGGGATACTCCCAGTATGAATGCTAATGCTTATGCTGCACTTAAAGAGTTAAATTACTATGCAACTGCAGGGACTAATTTTAAAGCCTATTACGATTTACAAAATCTCCAGTATGTAGAAGAATCTCGTCCACCTTTTGAATATGTTTACTTAGTATCTAACCGTACCAAAAACGATTATAGAGTTTTAGAAAAGAGTAAACTATGTAATATTATTGCCCATAAAATTAATTTAGATTTTGCAGGAGAATTATCTTCCGTAATTACAGCCCAACGGGATAACTTTTTGCAGCATTTAATTCAATTAGATGAACATCCTCGTCCTAATGTACAACGTTATTTAACCTTTGGTTTAGCAGAAATATATTTCCCTCGTGATCTTGCCGTACAGGTATCTTTAAATCGCATCAAAATTAAGTCATTGGTACTCTGTTGTTAAACGGCAGAGCCTGCGATGACTGCTTTGCAGTTGGTAAAATATTGGTTACAGGGAGAAGGACAAAGCCCCGATGCCAAAATAATACTAGAAAGATTTTTAAATCAATGGTACACAGAAGGAGATAAACAAGAAGGATTAATTAATAAATTGC
Coding sequences:
- a CDS encoding ABC transporter-related protein, encoding MALVLENIHKSYGKRNIVNRVNLRVMPGEIVGLLGPNGAGKTTTFYIATGLIKPNEGVVKLNERNITTLALHQRARLGMGYLTQQVSIFRHLSVQDNILLVLEQTGVPRSARPIRLQQLLREFRLEKVANTLGSLISGGERRRTELARSLAAGLDGPKYLLLDEPFAGVDPIAVAEMQEIIAQLRDRAIGILITDHNFRETLAITDRAYVMRDGQILASGTAEELYTNPLVKQYYLGDNFQL
- a CDS encoding FHA modulated glycosyl transferase/transpeptidase; the encoded protein is MANKPPSGNRNSASGVTKAVTQAVQRFQAKVNFNPANFQSGRATPELRIKQANGQEQTYPLVGDRYTLGRSSRCDISIRNPVVSQTHLTIKRNRKQPRSFIVEDENSTNGIYRGKRRFKSFSLFHGESFTLGPPELAAGITIQYYNPPPLWLYLSRYSLYGLGGVLGLLLIILTVEWLKVPVYPIPKESTLPVIVYAGDGETPINPTAQNSTHRELKNLRDFSPYLPQALIASEDSRFYWHFGVDPIGITRAVVINLTSSELRQGASTLTQQLARSLFPEVGRQNTAGRKIREMIVALKLETFYSKDFILKTYLNRVYLGIGSYGFEDAAQFYFEKSAADLDLSEAATLVAILPAPNLYNPVKDYETAVGLRNRIIDRMVKMGMVDETEAERARRSRIEVSPEARNTFSNTVAPYFYSYVLDELQALLGSEVAQEGNFIVETALNPQLQQQAENALKYSINNDGQRYGYSQGAIVTLDSRNGNILSLVGGVNYDQSQFNRVIQAKRQPGSTFKIFTYAAALEQGINPNTKYSCAPVLWKGQQYRGCERSVGDIDMYRGLAQSENVTVLRIAQDVGLDQVIETAKRLGVTSPLAATPGLVIGQSETNVLEMTGAYATIANDGIWNKPHAINRILDGSDCQNPSQRDTCREIYVFEDDQQTYRDVIDQDVTEQLTDMLRAAVEEGTGKAAYLNGDEAGKTGTTDNNVDLWFIGYLPKKDLVTGVWLGNDDNSPTTGSSYQAASLWGRYMKSVSN